One genomic region from Peromyscus eremicus chromosome 20, PerEre_H2_v1, whole genome shotgun sequence encodes:
- the Shisa8 gene encoding protein shisa-8, with product MERAGARGQRGGRRPHGLPLAFRLALLLAGSPSGRAGAPEAQEPAASSTAAPEGGDRCRGYYDVMGQWDPPFNCSSGVYSFCCGTCGYRFCCHDGPRRLDQSRCSNYDTPAWVQTGRPPARTRDTAAPRDPGRERSHTAVYAVCGVAALLVLIGIGARLGLERAHSPRARRTVTRTLTELLKQPSPQEPLPPPLGPHLGNCVQVQMGDGVLRGSPLNNTDKKRLNNAPLGSATPGPPRGPRLQGGGSLALQPDYTKFATLKAAALKATEAAPQDFYQRFPSTEPAPRTLPARTPRPPEDLPALLEACPWAPPGYVPPAGPVSSVPYAAWTAGRPTRPVPRGHLVAQVSPAPRRPSHVPRRQFSVEKLPEAFNAQPATFYSSAARGPRHLSTNSKAEVTV from the exons ATGGAGCGCGCTGGGGCGCGGGGACAGCGCGGTGGCCGGCGCCCGCATGGGCTCCCGCTCGCATTCCGGCTGGCGCTGCTGCTGGCTGGGTCGCCGTCGGGCCGCGCGGGGGCTCCCGAGGCGCAGGAGCCCGCAGCCTCCAGCACCGCCGCCCCGGAGGGAGGCGACCGCTGCCGCGGCTACTACGACGTGATGGGCCAGTGGGACCCGCCCTTCAACTGCAGCTCGGGTGTCTACAGCTTCTGCTGCGGCACGTGCGGCTACCGCTTCTGCTGCCACGACGGCCCGCGCCGCCTGGACCAGAGCCGCTGCTCCAACTACGACACGCCGGCCTGGGTGCAGAcgggccgcccgcccgcccgcaccCGTGACACTGCCGCCCCGCGCGATCCGGGCCGCGAACGCAGCCACACTGCGGTCTACGCGGTGTGCGGTGTCGCCGCGCTACTCGTGCTGATTGGCATCGGGGCACGCCTGGGCCTGGAGAGAGCGCACAGCCCGCGCGCTCGGCGCACGGTGACCAG GACACTGACAGAACTTCTCAAGCAGCCAAGCCCCCAGgaacccctgcctccacctctgggcCCACACCTGGGTAACTGTGTCCAGGTACAAATGGGTGATGGTGTTCTTCGGGGTTCCCCCCTCAACAACACAG ACAAGAAACGCCTCAATAATGCACCTCTGGGATCTGCTACCCCGGGCCCCCCGCGCGGCCCCCGGCTGCAGGGTGGCGGCAGCCTGGCATTGCAGCCCGACTACACCAAGTTCGCGACTCTCAAAGCAGCAGCCCTCAAGGCCACAG AGGCTGCACCCCAGGACTTCTATCAACGTTTTCCCTCTACCGAGCCGGCTCCGCGGACCCTCCCTGCGCGGACCCCGCGTCCTCCGGAGGACTTGCCCGCGCTGCTGGAAGCCTGTCCCTGGGCCCCTCCGGGTTACGTACCTCCCGCCGGCCCTGTCTCGTCGGTCCCCTATGCGGCCTGGACCGCGGGCCGCCCCACACGGCCGGTTCCCCGTGGCCACTTGGTGGCTCAGGTCTCCCCTGCGCCCCGGCGGCCCAGCCACGTGCCGCGGCGTCAGTTCAGCGTGGAGAAGCTGCCCGAGGCCTTCAACGCGCAGCCCGCCACCTTTTACAGCAGCGCGGCCCGAGGGCCCCGGCACCTAAGCACCAACAGCAAAGCCGAGGTCACCGTCTGA